From Thalassospiraceae bacterium LMO-JJ14:
CACCGGCATTAATTCAAAGAATGTTCTCCCGGGCGTTATGACGCCGCTTGACACCCCGATAGGGGTGCTTTAGATCATCGCTTCCGCCAAGCGCAGTCAGCCTTGGCGATCCCTGGCAAGGGGGTGTAGCTCAGTTGGTTAGAGCGCCGGCCTGTCACGCCGGAGGCCGCGGGTTCGAGTCCCGTCACTCCCGCCACTTTCCAAATCATATTTTTCACTGTTCAGCCTTGGCAGGTATCGACTTTCGCCATGATTTCGAAGACAACCGCCGTCGCGTAGCTGTTTATATGCAACTGCGAAAAAAACCGATCCGGCAGGTCGTTAGGGCATTGAAAAATAGGACCTTGTGAGGCATACCTTAAACGCCTACCGTTGACTTAATTCGTGATGCCCGCACTGGGCTAATACGAGCCATTGACCGGTAAAAAACCGGGGAGAGAAAACTTTGGAAGGCTTATTAAGCGAGTATCTTCCGATCCTGGTTTTTCTGGGGATCGCCACCGCCATCGCCTGCATCGCGGTTTTGGGGTCATTTATCGTCGCACCGCAGCGTCCTGACGCCGAGAAATCTTCCGCTTATGAATGTGGCTTCGAAGCTTTCGAGGATGCGCGTCACAAGTTCGACGTACGTTTTTATCTGGTGGCGATCCTGTTCATCATCTTTGATCTCGAGGTTGCATTCCTGTTCCCGTGGGCGATTTCGCTGGGCAACATCGGCGTTTTCGGCTTCTGGTCGATGATGGTTTTCCTCGGAATCCTGACCATCGGATTCATTTACGAATGGCGTAAAGGAGCGCTCGAATGGGAGTAAGCAACACAGCCCACAATGAGCCGGCGCCGCTGCCACCGGGCGAAGAACAGGACGCCATCCTGCGTCAGGTAACCGGTGAACTGCATGACAAGGGGTTTGTCATCGCGTCTGTCGACAAACTGGTCAACTGGGCACGTACCGGCTCGCTCTGGCCGATGACCTTCGGTCTGGCCTGCTGCGCCATTGAAATGATGCATGCCTATGTCAGCCGTTACGATCTCGACCGTTTCGGCGTTGTCCCGCGCCCGAGCCCGCGCCAGTCCGACGTGATCATCGTCGCCGGTACGCTCACCAACAAAATGGCCCCTGCATTCCGCAAGGTCTATGACCAGATGGCGGAACCGC
This genomic window contains:
- a CDS encoding NADH-quinone oxidoreductase subunit A translates to MEGLLSEYLPILVFLGIATAIACIAVLGSFIVAPQRPDAEKSSAYECGFEAFEDARHKFDVRFYLVAILFIIFDLEVAFLFPWAISLGNIGVFGFWSMMVFLGILTIGFIYEWRKGALEWE
- a CDS encoding NADH-quinone oxidoreductase subunit B family protein; translation: MGVSNTAHNEPAPLPPGEEQDAILRQVTGELHDKGFVIASVDKLVNWARTGSLWPMTFGLACCAIEMMHAYVSRYDLDRFGVVPRPSPRQSDVIIVAGTLTNKMAPAFRKVYDQMAEPRYVISMGSCANGGGYYHYSYSVVRGCDRVVPVDIYVPGCPPTAEALVYGVMQLQKKIKRTGTLFR